CAAAGTGTTGTCTTTGTAGAATCTCTGCATTTTACCTTTCAAGATATTGTCGATGATGTTTGCAGGCTTACCTTCTTCAGTAAGTTTGTGTCTTTCAATCTCTAATTCTTTGTCGATAGTTTCCTGAGAAACTTTAGTTTCGTCAAGAGCGATTGGGTTCATCGCAGCAGCTTGCATAGAAACAGATTTAGCAACTTCGTCAGCTCCGTCTACTTTTGCAGAAAGAGAAGTGATTGCAGCAATTTTGTTTCCAGCGTGGATGTAAGCGCCTAGGAATGGCCCTTCAATTCTTTCGAATGTACCGATTTCGATTTTTTCACCGATAACACCTGTCTGCTCAATTAATTTATCAGCAACAGTCATTCCGTGGAAATCTGTAGCTAATAATTCTTCTTTAGTAGCAGCAAAGATTGCCATTTCAGCTAATTCGTAAGCTAGCTCGATGAAAGCTTCGTTTTTACCAACGAAGTCAGTCTCACAGTTTAACGAGATAATAGCACCTAAAGTGTTATCTTCGTTTACTCTTGCGATTACAGCACCTTCAGTAGATTCTCTGTCAGCTCTGTTAGCAGCAACTTTTTGTCCTTTTTTCCTAAGGATATCTACCGCTTTTTCGAAGTCTCCTTCAGCTTCAACTAGAGCTTTTTTGCAGTCCATCATACCTGCACCTGTTTGGTTTCTTAATTTAGCTACGTCTGCAGCAACTGGTGTATAAGACATAATATCTATTATTTTTTATTTAAGATTAGTATTAATTTTTAGCTTAATTTTAGAGCAGTGCAAAGATAATGATTTTAATGATAAACTAAAAAATGACTTTTCACGTTATTAATATATTTAATACTATTTTAAAGATTTGATTAATGAAAAAAATCTTCTTTCTCCTGTTTATATGCGTTTTCTCCCTTGGTTTTTCTCAAAAAAAGAAAAAAACAAAATCTAAGGCCGTTGTAGAAAAAGAAACGGTGATTATTTATACAGAGCAGGAAGCTGAAACTTCTAAGGAAACAAGAGTGATTGCTGGTTTCATTAAGCAAAATCCAGGACATGCAAGAACCGATTATTTTAAAAAAAGGCTGATGGATATTATCATGGCAGATAATTCACCTGAAGCAAAACCTACGATCAGACCGATCAGTAAAGAGAAAATTGAAAATATTGTTAAAAATAATGAGCTGAACAGTGGAAAAGTAATAGCAGCCAACAAACCGTCCACTACAAATAATACAAAGAATACCGATAAAGTAAATAATGCCATCACTGCTCTGAAAGAAGAAAGGCTGGCCACTTATGCTTCTGCAGGTTCTGCCGGTACTGTAAAAAGCGCAGGTTCTTCAGCTAAATCCGAACCTAGTGAAGCCAATAAGAAAACAGCAGCCATGCTTACCCATCTTTTTAATAATGATATCAACAAAAATGAAGCATATATAAATATTAAAAACAGATCAAGCTGCAATCTGATTGTGAAAATAAATGGTAAAAAATATTATAATTTAAGTGTACCTGCGAAAGGGGAAAACTTTATTCTGATTGATAAAGGAGAATATATATTGACCACAATGGTGTGTGATGCGAAATATTCTTCTCTGAAGAAAATTACTCAGGATGTTGAGATTGCTCTCAATATTGCTGATTGATAAAGAAGAAAACTAAAGTAAAAAAGGTTAAGAAATTTTCTTAACCTTTTTATTTTTTTATCCTTTAAACTGACCCATCGCAATGAATTTATCTTGTCTTTGGGTTTCAAGCTCCTGTCCTGTAAATTTGGAGAAAGCTTTGATATTTTGTAAAATAGAATTTTTCAAGTTCAAATAAGTGGTCTCTTGATCATAATGAGCGCCTCCAAGGGGTTCTTCAATAATTCCATCTATGAACTTTTCTCTTAAAGCATCTTTTGGAGTAAGATTTAATGCATTGGCAGCATCTTCTTTGTGATCCCAGTTTCTCCATAAGATAGAAGAGCAGCTTTCTGGTGCAATTACCGTATACCATGTATTTTCCAACATATATACTTTATTACCTACACCTATTCCTAATGCTCCACCGCTGGCTCCTTCTCCGATGATGTAAGTGAAGATTGGCGTTTTCAGCTGAACCATTTCAAAAATATTTCTTGCAATAGCTTCACCTTGTCCTCTTTCTTCAGCTTCCAATCCTGGGTAAGCTCCCGGTGTATCTACTAAAGTTACTACAGGGATATTGAACTTTTCAGCAAGCTTCATTAATCGTAAAGCTTTTCTATATCCTTCAGGATTTGGCATTCCAAATCTTCTGTGTTGTCTTTCCTTAGTTGTTCTTCCTTTTTGAGTCCCTATGATCATTACTCTCTGACCATCCAGGGTAATCAATCCTCCAATCATTGCCGGATCATCAGCGAAATTTCTGTCTCCATGAAGTTCTAAGAAACTGCCTTTGTCTGCCATTCCGTGGATATAGTCCAATGTATAAGGACGATCCGGGTGACGGGACAGTTGTACTCTTTGCCAAGGTGTAAGACTGCTGTAGATTTCTTTTTTCTTTCTAAAATCTTGTCCTCAATTTGGCTGCATGCTAATTTTACATCAACACCACTTTCTTCTCCTACTAAAGAACACGTCTGGTATTGATCCATCAATTCTTTGATAGGAAGTTCGAAACTTAAATATTCCATTTCTTGAAGTAAATTAAATCTTTCAAATGTATGAAAAATTATGGTAATTCTATTTAAAATTATTTATAGCATTGCTTATTCTAGAGGTACTTTCCTCTTTTCCAATGATTTCCAGAATGTCCGGAACGTCTGGGCCTTTCAATTCTCCTACTAAGGCTAAACGAAGTGGCATCATGACTTTACCCATCCCCAAACCTTTATTTTCCGCGAAATCATGCATTGCCTGCTTTAATGTTTCTGCCGTAAAGTCTGTAGATTCAAATGTGGTAGCTAATTCTCCTAAAATAGCAGATGTTTCGTCATTCCATGCTTTTTTTGATGCTTTTTCGTCGTAAGAGATAGGTGCTTCAAAGAAGAATTTTCCGTTTTCATAAATATCTTTCGGGAAAGTAGCTCTTTCTTTCATCAGAGGAATTACTTTTAATAGCTTTTCATCAGAAGCACTGGATAGATCAAGGTCTGAATTTTTAAGCATCTCAAGAAGTTCTTTATCCGATTTCATCTGAATATACTGATGGTTAAACCATTCCGATTTCTCTTTACTGAATCTTGCTCCTGCCTTGTGTACTTTATGAAGGTCAAATTCTTTAGCCATTTCCTCCAAAGGAAGAACTTCTTTATCATCTGCCGGAGACCATCCTAATAATGCTACCATATTGATGAATGCATCTGGAAGGTATCCGTTTCTTTGTATCCTTTAGAAACAGCACCTGTTGCAGGATCTTTGAAATCAAGTGGAAATACCGGGAATCCGAATTTATCACCATCTCTTTTGCTTAATTTTCCTGAAAGTCCTTTCTTTAAAAATTGCTTTACAGCAGCCGTTAATGGATTATCTTTATCATTTTCGCCCAGCATAGATTTGAATCTAGGGCTTTTTACTTCCGCAAAGAAGGATTTGATCATAGGAGCAGACTCTTCGAAAGAGAACTGGCTATTTTTTGCCACAAATTCATCTGTAAAAGATTTTGTGATCCCGTCGATATTATCTTTATTGATTAATGCCGAAACATCAGGCTTTAGAATCAAAGAAAGGTGTGCAAATTGTGGCGCTTCCCAACCCATTGCTTCATATAATAAAGTATGCAATCCTAAAGATGGCAGCCATTCTTCTCCACGGATAACATGAGAGATCTCCATTTCGTGGTCATCGATGATGTTGGCGAAGTGATACGTTGGCATTCCGTCATTTTTTACCAAAACTTTATCATCTAACGTATTGGTATTAACCGCAGATTTTCCACGGATGATATCTTCAAGATTCAATACTCTGTCTACAGGCATTTTGAATCTTACCACATAAGGCGTTTTCTCATCCAATAATTTCTGAACTTCTTCCTCAGAAAGAGCAAGACTGTTTTTTAAACGGTTTCTCGTTTTATTATCATAAGAGAAAACCTCTCCGTTTGCTTCGAATTCTGCACGTACTGCATCTAATTCTTCCGGAGTATCAAATGCCATATAAGCATAATCTGTTTTCAAGATCTGCTCAGTATATCTGTCATAGATATCTCTTCTTTCAGATTGTCTGTAAGGGGCAAATTTTCCTCCTTTCTTAGGACTTTCATCAGGGATGATTCCACACCATTCTAAAGCTTCTTCAATGTATTCTTCAGCTCCTTCTACATATCTTGCGGTATCTGTATCTTCAATTCTTAATACAAATTCTCCCCCTTGATTTTTAGCAAAAAGATAATCATATAATGCGGTTCTTACGCCTCCCAAATGTAAAGGTCCGGTAGGACTTGGAGCAAAACGTACTCTTACTTTCTCCATTTCAATTAAAATTTTTGCAAATTTACTTAAAATTATACGGTTGTGATACAATTATAACGGATAGTTGTTCTTGAATCTTAAATTTTTCCATTGTATTGATGGAAGAGATGTATAAGCAATGAACATTTCAGAAAAACCTATCGTGGATGGTAAAAAAATACATTAAATCCCCACATGAAATGAAAGAGATTTAATGTACTGTAAGGTATGTAAATATTTTTCTAGAAAAGAGATCTTATCGCACGCTCAAGCTTATATATTGTTTTATACGTAAGAGTCTTCTTTATTGTTTTAAATGTTTGTCTGGTTTGAAATACATTTTGAATCTCAGCCAGAGAAAGATCAGAATCTAGAATTTTGGAATAAAGATCACGATGTTTATTGAAAATATAGCCTTCCATTTGATTCTGTCTGGCTTTACTTTCTTGCAGAGATTTTAACATAGAGTTTTCTCTTTGCCTGTAAAAAAACTGCACAGAGTCTAATTGTACAACATCATCACCTTTCTTTAAAAGTTGAATCCAGAATTCCCAATCTTCATATCCAAATTTCATATGAGTATCATAACCTGAGGTTTTCAGATAATCTTCTTTCTTGAAAATTCCGGAACAGAAAATATGATTAGCAAATAATAAGGCTTCATAATCGTACTTTCTAAGATCCCAAGGTTCATTTTTAGCATCAAAAAACTCAGCTTTACAGTATACTAAGGTAAGCTTTGGATTTTTTTCAAACTCTTTTTTAGCAAGTTCTATATATTGAGTTCCTATTTTATCATCACCATCCAAAGGAAGAATGTATTTTCCTTTTGCCGCTTTTATTCCATTATTTCTGCTGGCAGCAAGTCCTTGGTTTTCCTGATTAAGTTTGATGAAACGAGAATCTTTATTACAATAATTATCGATGATCGCTTCTGAATTATCCGTTGAACCATCATTTACGATGATGCATTCCCAGGCATCTGAGGTCTGAGCTATAACAGAATCTAAAGTTTCAGCAAGATATTTCTCCTGATTGTAGCAGGGAACAATAATAGATACGATTTCATTCATAATTTTCCTGTTTTTCCGATTAATCCATGAATAATTCCTTTGAAGATATTCTTGGAAAATGACATGTTTTCTTTAAAGCTTCCTTTGGAAGAGAAGAATTTTTTGCGGGCAACAATCATACGTTCCCGGATGACAAAAAATAAACTCCCGGAATATTTTTTAGTGAGCCAGATTCTATTTCTGGTCATATAGTATTCATATACTTTTCCTCTGGAACTGTCAGATTGATACGCAACAAGTTCTGTATCAACCGCAATCTTCCATCGGTTACTCTTTTTGATCCTGTAGCACCATTCCGATTCTTCATAATACATGAATAAACCAGCTTCCATATATCCCATATCATCCAGAACTTCCTTTTTAAACATCATAGCACTTCCATTAATATATGCCATGTCGTAAGTCATTCCTTGGGGCTCTGCATCTTTTACATTTTTTAGGAAATTGATATGATTTCCTTCAAATCCTTTTTTAGGATATAACAGGCCACCATCAGAAAAGATTAAATCAGGATTGCTATGATACAGTAATCTTGGCCCTAATACTCCCAGTGAAGGGTCTGATTTTAACTTTAAATAAAGCTGTTCAATCGTATAGGCATCTATATGGATATCCGGATTAAGAATGAAAAAATATTTTTTCCCCCATTCGATAGCCTGCTTAATGGCCCAGTTATTGGCATATGCATATCCAAGGTTATTTCCCATCTGATGAAAGAAAAATTGATGGGTATTACAATAGGCTTCTAACTCTTTTCCATCGTTGGAGTTATTATCAAGAATAATAAAAGAATCATTGCTGATTTCTCCTTTATTGGTAAGTGTTGAGAGCTGTCTGATGATCTCTTTAGAAGAGTTATAATTTAATATTATTATAATTAATTCTTTTATATCTCTCATTAAATAGTCATATTTGTAGCCGCAAAAATAATAAATATAATGAAAAAGAAAGTGCTTTATTTTATGCCTGATAATCCGATGTCTGGAAAGGCCGGAAATACAACCAGGCTTAATTATATGCTTTCTTATTTCAATGAAAACAAGGATCTGGATGTTACTTTTGTCTCGTTAAGGGATTGGGGGATGTGGAGAAAAGAAGAAGAGATCCTGTTTCATAAAAAATTTCCGAATATTCAGTTGCATCTTTTGGATAAAAAATACAAAAAGAGTTTTTTGAAATATCTTTTTCTGTATAAAATACCTTATCTATTTAAAAGAAATTCTATCGATACAACGAGCTATATTCTTAGGAGAGAATTTTCAGATATTATTAAGAACTCAGCTTTTGA
This is a stretch of genomic DNA from Chryseobacterium tructae. It encodes these proteins:
- the tsf gene encoding translation elongation factor Ts — protein: MSYTPVAADVAKLRNQTGAGMMDCKKALVEAEGDFEKAVDILRKKGQKVAANRADRESTEGAVIARVNEDNTLGAIISLNCETDFVGKNEAFIELAYELAEMAIFAATKEELLATDFHGMTVADKLIEQTGVIGEKIEIGTFERIEGPFLGAYIHAGNKIAAITSLSAKVDGADEVAKSVSMQAAAMNPIALDETKVSQETIDKELEIERHKLTEEGKPANIIDNILKGKMQRFYKDNTLVHQDFIKDSSISVADFVKSVNADLKVTGFIRVSL
- a CDS encoding DUF6759 domain-containing protein encodes the protein MKKIFFLLFICVFSLGFSQKKKKTKSKAVVEKETVIIYTEQEAETSKETRVIAGFIKQNPGHARTDYFKKRLMDIIMADNSPEAKPTIRPISKEKIENIVKNNELNSGKVIAANKPSTTNNTKNTDKVNNAITALKEERLATYASAGSAGTVKSAGSSAKSEPSEANKKTAAMLTHLFNNDINKNEAYINIKNRSSCNLIVKINGKKYYNLSVPAKGENFILIDKGEYILTTMVCDAKYSSLKKITQDVEIALNIAD
- a CDS encoding glycosyltransferase family 2 protein, encoding MNEIVSIIVPCYNQEKYLAETLDSVIAQTSDAWECIIVNDGSTDNSEAIIDNYCNKDSRFIKLNQENQGLAASRNNGIKAAKGKYILPLDGDDKIGTQYIELAKKEFEKNPKLTLVYCKAEFFDAKNEPWDLRKYDYEALLFANHIFCSGIFKKEDYLKTSGYDTHMKFGYEDWEFWIQLLKKGDDVVQLDSVQFFYRQRENSMLKSLQESKARQNQMEGYIFNKHRDLYSKILDSDLSLAEIQNVFQTRQTFKTIKKTLTYKTIYKLERAIRSLF
- a CDS encoding glycosyltransferase, which produces MRDIKELIIIILNYNSSKEIIRQLSTLTNKGEISNDSFIILDNNSNDGKELEAYCNTHQFFFHQMGNNLGYAYANNWAIKQAIEWGKKYFFILNPDIHIDAYTIEQLYLKLKSDPSLGVLGPRLLYHSNPDLIFSDGGLLYPKKGFEGNHINFLKNVKDAEPQGMTYDMAYINGSAMMFKKEVLDDMGYMEAGLFMYYEESEWCYRIKKSNRWKIAVDTELVAYQSDSSRGKVYEYYMTRNRIWLTKKYSGSLFFVIRERMIVARKKFFSSKGSFKENMSFSKNIFKGIIHGLIGKTGKL